In Pochonia chlamydosporia 170 chromosome 3, whole genome shotgun sequence, the following are encoded in one genomic region:
- a CDS encoding N-glycosylation protein EOS1 (similar to Metarhizium robertsii ARSEF 23 XP_007819918.2), whose product MAMARPHHRASSTASSSSIEHPAPLTTAPTPASHRDTSTRNHKRHHSHNHHADSSTSSSSSPPPVHPSLLQPRVAVVLNVPPPWHPWLFALRLCSILPALWWGLPCALQLLLRLLPGPDRILVVRPNRTCTTGSCDSGDDAVPFALTEGALATIWCFACGYLSFFFTDCLMSRWLIHYTPQATIVRLLTINAVNAYLTMTVLSFAGGFEDPRLMLPGWIGIATTLTVCYHITHQKINIRKETSTSVNVFSIASYISMVTLLIHMHSFQQDYPAMPLVGRLRRMWNDGYAMLVQIKGSIERAEL is encoded by the exons ATGGCGATGGCCCGTCCTCACCACCGGGCCTCGTCCAcagcatcctcatcgtccaTCGAACACCCAGCGCCGCTCACCACagctccaacaccagcttcacatcGCGACACTTCCACCCGCAACCACAAACGACACCACAGTCACAACCACCACGCCGACTCCTccacctcgtcctcgtcctccccTCCGCCCGTCCACCCATCCCTCCTGCAACCGCGAGTCGCCGTCGTCCTCAACGTCCCTCCGCCCTGGCACCCATGGCTCTTCGCCCTCCGCCTCTGTTCGATTCTTCCCGCCCTATGGTGGGGTCTACCATGTGCTCTGCAGCTCCTCCTACGTCTTCTCCCCGGCCCTGATCGAATCCTAGTCGTGCGACCGAATCGTACATGCACAACTGGGTCGTGCGACAGCGGCGACGATGCCGTCCCCTTTGCCCTGACAGAAGGCGCCCTGGCCACAATATGG TGCTTCGCCTGCGGCTacctctccttcttctttaCCGATTGCCTCATGTCAAGATG GCTCATCCACTACACTCCCCAGGCGACAATCGTCCGATTACTAACAATAAACGCCGTAAATGCGTACCTCACCATGACGGTCCTCTCTTTTGCAGGCGGCTTTGAAGATCCCCGGCTCATGCTCCCTGGTTGGATCGGCATAGCAACT ACACTTACGGTATGCTACCATATAACACACCAAAAAATCAACATACGCAAAGAAACGTCCACGTCCGTCAACGTCTTTTCAATAGCGAGCTACATCAGCATGGTCACTCTGCTGATTCACATGCATTCGTTTCAACAAGATTACCCCGCCATGCCCCTGGTTGGAcggctgaggaggatgtggaaTGATGGATACGCCATGTTGGTCCAGATTAAGGGGTCCATCGAACGAGCAGAGCTCTAG
- a CDS encoding translation initiation factor SUI1 (similar to Talaromyces marneffei ATCC 18224 XP_002152544.1) has product MSIENLKTFDPFAEADEDTGETKQAQNYIHIRIQQRNGRKTLTTVQGLPKKFDQKKILKVIKKKFACNGTIVNDSEMGEVIQLQGDQRKDVQEFLIDKKEGLELDAKTIKVHGF; this is encoded by the exons ATGTCCATCGAAAATCTTAAGACCTTTG ACCCCTTCGCCGAAGCCGACGAAGACACAGGCGAGACCAAGCAGGCACAGAATTACATACATATACGTATCCAGC AGCGTAATGGACGTAAGACTTTGACCACTGTGCAGGGTCTTCCGAAGAAATTTGACCAGAAGAAGATTCTCAAggtcatcaagaagaagtttg CCTGCAATGGCACTATCGTCAACGATTCTGAAATGGGCGAGGTGATCCAGCTCCAGGGTGATCAGCGCAAAGATGTTCAGGAATTTCTTATCGACAAGAAGGAGGGCCTTGAGCTAGACGCCAAGACTATCAAAGTCCACGGTTTCTAA
- a CDS encoding tRNA(Ser) Um(44) 2'-O-methyltransferase (similar to Cordyceps militaris CM01 XP_006671643.1) yields the protein MPFEPKEIPPGALPYFEDSTTVTDAWIPYYSHGCTFGPEIFSSIMMNMIRNPNLNTSWLFRADILYDNGSNDEGADATEQLHGTSQPRLRDIPTIPRQRALVRKLIPRSEKRDKPLDQTCTFHVANEPETLITSLVIYIPHASVEDLPFYHPKVRGIAHLHQWDPNTNTGTISVHFLGGLEDDLKDPKLPRIAFHLLEILHKHGQGSTQGYVKRVNHDLIIPQIRFQDRYAYLKSKYARQLVDNWAEITDPEKHVFEDLGIAAFLIELWTDMYKGRTFPGFVDIGCGNGLLVYLLTQEGYSGWGFDARARKSWANYTTPTSSSPSGKSLEERLLLPSIIPIQTNEDGAPQLDAAQLHDGLFKAGTFIVSNHADELTPWTPILGAISQCPFIMIPCCSHSLDGKKFRAPPPKDKSKSKSTYASLVEWVSQIAEDCGWQPETEMLRIPSTRNTGIIGRNQIKDAADNDIHHILQKYGGVEGYYDTVVKLVKSGPRAH from the coding sequence ATGCCGTTTGAACCAAAGGAGATTCCGCCTGGAGCGTTGCCATACTTTGAAGACTCAACAACCGTGACCGATGCATGGATTCCCTAttacagccatggctgcacATTTGGCCCCGAGATATTCTCCAGTATCATGATGAATATGATTCGCAACCCCAATCTCAATACGTCTTGGCTGTTTCGGGCAGATATTCTTtacgacaatggcagcaacgATGAGGGTGCAGATGCCACCGAACAGTTACACGGAACCAGTCAACCTAGACTTCGAGACATCCCAACCATACCTCGACAACGTGCCTTGGTACGAAAGTTAATTCCTAGAAGCGAGAAAAGAGATAAACCTTTGGATCAAACGTGTACTTTTCATGTTGCAAATGAGCCGGAAACACTCATCACATCCCTGGTCATTTACATCCCTCACGCTTCTGTGGAGGATCTCCCTTTCTACCACCCAAAAGTTCGTGGTATCGCACATCTTCACCAATGGGATCCCAACACAAATACCGGCACAATATCAGTTCATTTCTTGGGAGGGCTGGAGGATGACCTTAAAGACCCAAAACTGCCCCGAATCGCATTCCATCTTCTGGAAATTCTCCATAAACATGGTCAAGGCTCCACGCAAGGTTATGTCAAAAGGGTAAATCACGATCTTATTATCCCACAGATACGATTCCAAGATAGATATGCATATTTGAAGAGCAAATATGCTCGTCAATTGGTCGATAACTGGGCAGAGATCACGGATCCTGAGAAACATGTATTCGAGGACCTCGGCATTGCTGCTTTCCTGATCGAGCTATGGACAGATATGTACAAGGGCCGTACGTTTCCTGGATTCGTAGACATTGGCTGCGGAAATGGATTGCTTGTCTATCTCCTAACGCAAGAGGGCTATAGCGGATGGGGTTTCGATGCCCGGGCTCGTAAGTCGTGGGCCAACTACACGACACCAacatcctcctctccctcagGAAAATCTCTCGAAGAGAGGCTTTTATTGCCAAGCATAATACCCATTCAAACGAATGAAGATGGTGCTCCTCAGCTGGATGCCGCTCAACTTCACGATGGACTTTTCAAAGCTGGCACATTCATCGTCTCCAACCATGCAGACGAGCTGACGCCTTGGACACCTATCCTTGGTGCAATATCACAATGCCCCTTTATTATGATCCCCTGTTGCAGCCACAGCCTCGATGGCAAGAAATTTCGAGCTCCTCCGCCAAAGGACAAGTCGAAATCAAAGTCGACATATGCCTCCTTGGTTGAATGGGTTTCGCAGATTGCAGAAGACTGCGGGTGGCAACCGGAAACTGAAATGCTGCGTATCCCAAGCACACGAAACACGGGAATCATCGGTCGCAATCAGATCAAGGACGCTGCTGACAATGACATTCACCACATCTTGCAGAAATACGGCGGTGTCGAGGGATACTATGACACTGTGGTCAAATTAGTCAAGTCAGGGCCTCGAGCACACTGA